A genomic stretch from Chitinophaga agri includes:
- a CDS encoding alpha-L-fucosidase, with the protein MRKLFLLFSSAVLAFSTANAQDHGLSQPYIPETDKAVLQKLDEWQDWKFGMIIHWGAYSQWGVVESWSICPEDEGWTQRNPYGIPYYDYLKKYEALSTTFNPTKFDPSKWAKAAKGAGMEYVVFTTKHHDGFCMWDTKQTDYSIAGPNSAFRNDPRKNVAKEVFSAFQKEGIHTGAYFSKPDWHSEYYWWSYFPPKDRHVNYDVVKYKDRWNNFREFTYKQIEELMTTMGKIEILWLDGGWVRARKQDNKKENDITAAEIDTRPTKQNEDIDMAGITKMARSHQPGLIVVDRAVHGPFENYRTPEQQIPDKPLSYPWETCMTMANSWSYVPDDKYKSVNKLIHNLVDIVAKGGNYLLNVGPGPDGQLHEEAYTTMTAIGEWMKINGDAIYGTRSVAPYKDGKVCFTRKKNGNIYAIYLLEEGEKLPAQVVFNGLKPAKGAKVTVLGAKEKISWKATATGTQLTIPAAVQQKAWKHAVAIQISAAE; encoded by the coding sequence ATGCGAAAACTATTTTTGTTATTTAGCAGCGCAGTACTGGCTTTTTCCACGGCCAATGCGCAGGACCATGGCCTGAGTCAGCCGTACATACCAGAAACGGACAAAGCCGTATTACAAAAACTGGATGAATGGCAGGACTGGAAATTCGGTATGATCATCCATTGGGGGGCTTATTCCCAGTGGGGTGTGGTAGAGTCCTGGAGCATCTGTCCGGAAGACGAAGGCTGGACACAGCGTAATCCCTATGGCATTCCCTATTATGACTACCTGAAGAAATATGAGGCGCTGTCCACGACTTTCAATCCTACTAAATTTGACCCTTCCAAATGGGCAAAGGCAGCTAAAGGTGCCGGTATGGAATACGTGGTATTCACGACCAAACACCACGATGGTTTCTGTATGTGGGACACCAAACAGACAGATTACAGTATTGCTGGTCCCAACAGTGCTTTCCGCAACGATCCGAGAAAGAACGTAGCGAAAGAAGTATTCTCTGCTTTCCAGAAAGAAGGTATCCATACAGGAGCTTATTTCTCCAAACCAGACTGGCATAGTGAATATTACTGGTGGTCTTATTTCCCACCGAAAGACAGACACGTGAACTATGACGTGGTAAAATATAAGGACCGCTGGAATAATTTCCGTGAGTTCACCTACAAACAGATCGAGGAACTGATGACCACTATGGGTAAGATCGAGATCCTCTGGCTGGATGGCGGCTGGGTTCGCGCACGTAAACAGGATAACAAGAAAGAAAATGATATCACCGCTGCAGAAATAGACACCCGTCCTACGAAGCAGAATGAAGATATTGATATGGCTGGTATCACTAAAATGGCCCGTAGCCATCAGCCGGGTCTGATCGTAGTAGACCGTGCAGTACATGGTCCGTTCGAGAACTACCGTACACCCGAGCAGCAGATCCCTGATAAACCACTGTCTTACCCCTGGGAAACCTGTATGACAATGGCGAACTCCTGGTCATATGTGCCGGATGATAAATATAAATCCGTGAACAAGTTGATTCACAATCTGGTGGATATCGTAGCGAAAGGCGGTAACTACCTGCTGAACGTAGGTCCTGGTCCGGATGGCCAGCTGCATGAAGAGGCATATACCACAATGACAGCTATCGGTGAGTGGATGAAGATCAATGGCGATGCGATTTATGGTACCCGTTCTGTAGCACCTTACAAAGATGGCAAGGTATGTTTCACCCGTAAGAAGAATGGCAATATATACGCTATTTATCTGCTGGAAGAAGGTGAGAAACTGCCTGCACAGGTGGTGTTCAATGGCCTGAAGCCAGCGAAGGGAGCAAAAGTGACCGTACTGGGCGCTAAGGAAAAGATCTCCTGGAAGGCGACGGCTACCGGTACGCAGCTGACTATTCCGGCTGCTGTACAGCAGAAAGCATGGAAACATGCGGTGGCTATACAGATCTCTGCTGCAGAATAA
- a CDS encoding beta-mannosidase: MKNKLQYILLLCLCMLAQYSYAQYNILLNGQWQFADADDTIWRSATVPGTVHTDLMGHQLIPDPFVGMNEKAVAWVDKKDWIYRRNVEISADFINHDVITLNMAQLDTYADVYVNGQLVLKSDNMFVGQTVNVKQWLHTGQNEVRVYFHSPVRYDMQRFLQDRLVYPAGNDASDIPLSIYARKAPYHYGWDWGPRLVTSGISGNISLVASDGTRIENIWLQQQSLTDKSATVNAVITFETARAGKYTVKVASRNDAFSPVIVKQQLEAGSQQVIIPVRIKDPVRWWPNGLGDPFLYTIDVTVNDGSGDVAGERLDIGLRTIEVVNKPDSLGESFYVKVNGKPVFMKGANYIPLDNFAPRVTHHQYEQLFNNMKASHFNMVRVWGGGAYEKDIFYDLADRNGILVWQDFMFACTVYPSDTAFLENVKKEAEYNIKRLRNHPSLALWCGNNEVAVAIKNWGWRNGYGYSDMQWNTLLSGYDTLFKSLLPQQVHTLDAGRFYFHSSPISNWGRKEDFTKGDNHYWGVWHGMEWFESFNTHVPRFMSEYGFQSFPDIHTIKSFAGEKDRDIYSPVMLSHQKSGNRGNAAISTYLDHYYREPKDFESLLYVGQVLQADGMRIGIEAHRRNMPYCMGTLYWQLNDCWPGPSWSGIDYYGRWKALQYFVKKAFEPVIVSNVVDNGKLQTWLITDVPQDQPVTLDMQLLDLEGKVLWQQSVKDVRLTGAESKLRHEIAVSEILKGQDEQKVIFYTKVVKKGKLLTENVYYFANARTMELPDPGIQTKVIVDTSSNSVVKNETYIPGSYQKEVLYEEEKKMPHKNNVADSGNAVSLSKTLNITLSADRLARNVYLLLSNMPESQFSDNYFDLLPGRTVTVTVQVPSKISLEEIQKQLKIISLRDTFKN; the protein is encoded by the coding sequence ATGAAGAATAAGTTACAATATATACTTCTCTTATGCCTGTGTATGCTGGCGCAGTACTCCTATGCGCAGTATAACATATTACTGAATGGACAATGGCAGTTTGCCGATGCAGATGATACCATCTGGCGTAGTGCGACCGTGCCGGGCACAGTACATACTGACCTGATGGGCCATCAGCTGATTCCGGACCCCTTTGTGGGCATGAACGAAAAAGCCGTAGCGTGGGTGGATAAAAAAGACTGGATTTACCGCAGGAATGTAGAGATCTCTGCTGATTTCATCAATCATGATGTGATCACATTAAACATGGCACAACTGGATACGTATGCAGATGTGTATGTTAACGGGCAACTGGTATTGAAAAGTGATAATATGTTTGTCGGACAGACCGTCAATGTGAAACAATGGCTGCATACAGGACAGAATGAAGTGCGTGTTTACTTTCATAGCCCTGTTCGTTATGACATGCAGCGTTTCCTGCAAGACAGACTGGTGTATCCCGCTGGCAATGATGCCAGTGACATTCCGTTGAGCATCTATGCGCGTAAGGCACCTTACCATTATGGCTGGGACTGGGGCCCCAGACTGGTTACTTCCGGTATCAGCGGTAATATTAGCCTGGTGGCCAGTGATGGCACCCGTATCGAAAATATCTGGCTGCAGCAGCAAAGTCTGACCGACAAATCGGCTACTGTTAATGCTGTGATCACATTTGAAACGGCCCGTGCGGGGAAATATACCGTGAAGGTAGCTAGCAGGAATGATGCATTCTCTCCGGTGATCGTCAAGCAGCAGCTGGAAGCAGGTAGCCAGCAGGTGATCATCCCTGTCCGGATCAAGGATCCTGTCCGCTGGTGGCCAAATGGTCTGGGAGATCCTTTCCTGTATACAATAGATGTTACAGTGAATGATGGTTCTGGCGATGTCGCTGGTGAGAGACTGGATATCGGTCTACGTACAATTGAAGTAGTGAATAAGCCAGATAGCCTGGGTGAGAGTTTTTATGTGAAGGTGAATGGTAAGCCGGTATTCATGAAAGGTGCCAACTACATTCCGCTGGACAACTTCGCACCAAGAGTGACACATCACCAGTATGAGCAGTTATTTAACAATATGAAGGCGTCTCATTTCAATATGGTACGTGTATGGGGTGGCGGTGCCTACGAAAAGGATATTTTCTATGACCTGGCTGACCGCAACGGTATACTGGTGTGGCAGGACTTCATGTTTGCCTGTACGGTCTATCCGTCAGATACTGCATTCCTGGAAAACGTGAAGAAAGAAGCGGAATATAACATCAAACGGTTGCGCAATCACCCTTCCCTGGCTTTATGGTGTGGGAATAATGAAGTCGCAGTCGCCATTAAGAACTGGGGATGGAGAAATGGGTACGGCTACAGTGACATGCAATGGAACACTTTACTCAGCGGATATGATACTTTGTTCAAATCTCTTTTGCCGCAACAGGTGCATACACTGGATGCCGGCAGGTTTTACTTCCATTCTTCGCCCATCAGCAACTGGGGCAGGAAGGAAGACTTTACTAAAGGAGACAATCACTACTGGGGTGTATGGCATGGGATGGAATGGTTTGAATCCTTTAATACCCACGTACCACGTTTTATGAGTGAATACGGTTTCCAGTCATTCCCGGATATCCATACGATCAAAAGTTTTGCAGGGGAGAAAGACCGGGATATTTATTCTCCGGTGATGTTGTCGCATCAGAAGAGTGGCAACAGGGGCAATGCGGCGATCAGTACTTACCTGGATCATTATTACAGGGAACCAAAAGATTTCGAATCGTTGCTGTATGTAGGACAGGTGTTGCAGGCGGATGGGATGCGTATAGGTATTGAAGCGCATCGCCGTAACATGCCATATTGTATGGGTACGTTGTATTGGCAACTGAATGACTGCTGGCCTGGTCCATCCTGGTCTGGTATTGATTACTATGGACGCTGGAAGGCATTACAGTATTTTGTGAAGAAGGCATTTGAGCCGGTGATCGTGTCTAATGTGGTGGACAATGGGAAACTGCAGACGTGGCTGATCACGGATGTACCGCAGGACCAGCCGGTGACGCTGGATATGCAGTTGCTGGACCTGGAAGGAAAAGTACTATGGCAGCAGTCAGTAAAGGACGTTCGGTTGACCGGCGCAGAAAGCAAACTACGACATGAGATAGCTGTTAGTGAGATATTAAAGGGACAGGATGAGCAGAAGGTAATATTCTATACGAAAGTGGTAAAGAAAGGTAAGTTATTAACCGAGAATGTGTATTACTTTGCTAACGCCCGAACAATGGAATTACCGGATCCCGGCATTCAGACCAAAGTAATAGTAGATACAAGCAGCAACAGTGTTGTAAAGAACGAAACATACATACCAGGATCTTATCAGAAAGAAGTATTGTATGAGGAAGAAAAGAAGATGCCGCATAAGAATAATGTCGCTGACAGCGGTAATGCCGTATCTCTATCGAAGACATTGAACATTACGCTCTCTGCTGATAGGCTGGCACGGAATGTATACCTCCTTTTGAGTAACATGCCGGAATCTCAGTTCAGCGACAATTACTTTGACCTGTTGCCCGGACGAACAGTCACAGTGACGGTGCAGGTGCCTTCCAAAATTTCTTTAGAAGAGATACAGAAACAGCTGAAAATTATAAGTCTCAGAGATACATTTAAAAATTAA
- a CDS encoding 2'-5' RNA ligase family protein, producing the protein MTYGRNDQPRHQHYGGGGRPESDERNHRTPRHHGQNNGNQYRRSRPATGPRFPPRPKPPKTESRIYFIALLPNAEVGKEIIRLKQEFAEKYEAQRALRVLPHITIQVPFTANPELEKSLCPALTTFAASIPPFEIRLHGFGGCSFTRRKVLYINVEKNEGIVHIHQQMVAFLRKDFGFSHMLARHGFNPHISLAFRDLSDAAFNRAMEEYRPRPFDAAFQVRNLYLLRHTGTSWEILQKCKLGA; encoded by the coding sequence ATGACTTACGGCAGAAATGACCAGCCGCGCCATCAGCATTATGGCGGCGGTGGCCGTCCGGAGAGTGATGAACGTAATCACCGTACCCCAAGACACCATGGACAGAACAATGGCAACCAATACCGGAGGTCCCGGCCCGCTACCGGCCCACGCTTTCCTCCCAGGCCCAAACCACCCAAGACGGAAAGCAGGATCTATTTCATAGCCCTGCTCCCGAATGCGGAGGTCGGAAAAGAGATCATCCGGCTGAAACAGGAATTTGCAGAGAAATATGAAGCACAGCGGGCACTACGGGTGCTGCCACATATTACCATACAAGTGCCGTTTACCGCCAATCCGGAGTTGGAAAAGTCCTTATGTCCAGCCCTGACCACCTTTGCCGCCTCTATTCCCCCGTTTGAGATCAGACTGCATGGCTTCGGAGGGTGCTCCTTTACCCGCCGGAAGGTATTGTATATCAATGTGGAAAAGAACGAAGGCATCGTTCACATACACCAACAGATGGTGGCTTTTCTGCGTAAAGACTTCGGTTTCAGTCACATGCTGGCCCGCCATGGGTTTAACCCACATATCTCCCTGGCTTTCCGCGATCTGTCAGATGCAGCATTTAACCGTGCCATGGAAGAGTACCGGCCCCGCCCGTTTGACGCGGCTTTCCAGGTACGTAATCTCTACCTTCTCCGTCATACCGGCACCTCCTGGGAAATACTGCAGAAATGCAAACTGGGGGCGTGA
- a CDS encoding response regulator transcription factor → MVSNVQILLAEDDYQYGSIIKKQLETAGYAVVHCFDGEVALKKFQRDDFDLCILNVMMPKKDGFTLAQDIRKKNGMIPILFISAKATDEERLHGFRIGGDDFLVKPFSMRELIMRIRVFLRRTLPKDVPGDGIYKLGDDVRFNYEEKELTRACGETFATLTKKEAKVLRYLVENSNKLVKRDEILLKVWGNSSFFSSRSMDVFLTRLRKHFKEEPGIALETLHNVGVRLNIPECTDKGSGSTSADSEG, encoded by the coding sequence ATGGTTAGTAATGTACAAATTCTCCTTGCCGAAGATGATTATCAGTACGGTAGTATCATTAAGAAGCAGCTGGAAACGGCGGGGTACGCAGTCGTGCATTGTTTTGACGGCGAGGTAGCTCTAAAGAAATTTCAGAGGGACGATTTTGATCTTTGCATATTGAACGTCATGATGCCAAAGAAAGATGGTTTCACGCTGGCACAGGACATCCGGAAGAAAAACGGGATGATACCGATTCTGTTCATTTCGGCGAAGGCAACAGATGAAGAAAGGTTGCATGGTTTCAGGATAGGAGGGGACGACTTCCTGGTAAAGCCGTTCAGTATGCGTGAGCTCATCATGCGTATCAGGGTGTTCCTGAGAAGGACCCTGCCTAAAGATGTACCTGGTGATGGTATCTATAAACTGGGAGATGACGTCCGCTTCAATTATGAGGAAAAAGAGCTGACACGTGCATGTGGTGAGACGTTTGCTACGCTGACCAAAAAGGAAGCGAAGGTATTACGCTACCTGGTAGAGAATAGTAATAAACTGGTCAAACGGGATGAGATACTGCTGAAAGTCTGGGGCAATAGTAGTTTCTTTTCAAGCAGAAGCATGGATGTATTCCTGACCCGTTTGCGCAAACATTTTAAAGAAGAACCGGGTATCGCGCTCGAGACACTGCACAATGTGGGTGTAAGACTGAATATTCCGGAATGTACCGATAAAGGCAGCGGGTCCACGTCTGCCGACAGTGAAGGGTGA
- a CDS encoding RelA/SpoT family protein encodes MDTVVVKQYNLDEEQEKKEIVRHYRALLRSLKPRLKKGDRELVRTAFEMAADAHKEMRRKSGEPYILHPLAVAQICVEEIGLGVRSAICALLHDTVEDTEVTLEDVERAFGPEIAHIVDGLTKISTVIDSNTSTAQAENFKKILLTLADDPRVILIKLADRMHNMRTLDSMSREKQLKIASETVFIYAPLAHRLGLYNIKSEMEDLSMKYTEQQTYREIAKKLKETKRERTRYINEFIKPIKEVLQEEGLNFEIFGRPKSIHSIWNKIKKKGVTFEEVYDLFAIRIIMDSPVEKEKSDCWKVYSIITDFYHPSPERTRDWLSNPKSNGYEALHVTVMGPQGKWVEVQIRTKRMNDYAEKGLAAHWRYKEGSAQSATTESKFDQWFTQIREILNNPDSNTLDFLADFKSNLFTEEIYVYTPKGDLKILPVNSTALDFAYSIHSAVGNKCIGAKVNYKLVPISHKLRSGDQVEIITSNKQKPTEDWLNYALTAKAKSKIKDALKEEKRKVAMDGKDVLERKLDHMKIANSQHNINELVQFYKQPSPLDLYYQIAVKNIDLKELKQFTQLGDKLEAPKPPPPKTPEHISEDHVKHSIPSKKDAELIIFGESSDKIAYKLANCCRPIPGDDVFGFITASEGLKIHRTNCPNAAQLLANYGHRVVKTKWVKNREISFLTGLRIVGMDDVGVIHKITNIISGELRVNIAGLTIESREGLFEGLIKVFVHDKEELDELFERLKKLDGIQSVSRLEDE; translated from the coding sequence ATGGATACAGTGGTAGTAAAACAATATAATCTGGACGAGGAACAGGAAAAGAAAGAGATCGTTCGTCATTACCGCGCGTTACTTAGGTCGCTCAAACCCCGTTTAAAGAAAGGAGACCGCGAACTTGTGCGTACTGCTTTTGAAATGGCAGCTGATGCACATAAGGAAATGCGCCGGAAATCCGGTGAGCCATACATCTTACATCCCCTCGCTGTAGCGCAGATCTGCGTTGAAGAGATCGGCTTGGGTGTACGTTCCGCTATTTGTGCCCTGCTGCATGATACCGTGGAAGACACCGAAGTAACCCTTGAAGACGTGGAACGCGCTTTCGGGCCCGAGATAGCCCATATAGTAGACGGTCTTACCAAAATATCAACCGTCATAGATTCCAATACGAGCACCGCTCAGGCAGAAAACTTCAAAAAGATCCTGCTCACGCTGGCGGATGACCCCAGGGTGATACTGATAAAACTGGCCGACAGGATGCATAATATGCGTACCCTGGATAGCATGAGCCGTGAGAAACAGCTCAAGATAGCCTCGGAGACCGTATTTATATATGCACCGCTCGCTCACCGTCTTGGTTTGTATAATATCAAATCGGAGATGGAAGACCTGTCCATGAAGTACACCGAGCAGCAAACCTACCGGGAAATTGCCAAAAAGCTCAAGGAAACAAAACGTGAGCGTACCCGTTATATCAACGAATTTATAAAGCCTATCAAGGAGGTGTTACAGGAGGAAGGACTCAATTTCGAGATCTTCGGAAGACCTAAATCCATACACTCCATCTGGAATAAGATCAAAAAGAAAGGCGTCACTTTCGAAGAAGTGTATGACCTCTTTGCGATCCGTATTATCATGGACTCTCCTGTGGAGAAGGAAAAGTCTGACTGCTGGAAGGTTTATTCCATCATCACTGACTTCTATCATCCGAGTCCAGAGCGTACCCGCGACTGGCTCAGTAATCCCAAATCCAATGGTTACGAGGCGCTGCACGTCACCGTAATGGGTCCACAGGGTAAATGGGTGGAAGTACAGATCCGTACCAAACGTATGAACGATTATGCGGAGAAAGGTCTGGCTGCTCACTGGCGATATAAGGAAGGTAGCGCACAAAGTGCCACCACTGAGTCTAAATTCGATCAGTGGTTCACCCAGATCAGGGAGATCCTGAACAACCCGGATTCCAATACGCTGGATTTCCTGGCCGACTTCAAGAGCAACCTCTTTACGGAAGAGATCTATGTTTATACACCGAAGGGTGACCTGAAAATATTGCCGGTCAACTCTACCGCCCTCGATTTTGCCTATTCCATCCACAGTGCGGTAGGTAACAAGTGTATCGGGGCGAAGGTGAACTATAAGCTGGTGCCTATCAGTCATAAGTTGCGTAGCGGGGACCAGGTAGAGATCATCACTTCTAATAAACAAAAACCGACGGAAGACTGGCTGAACTACGCGCTCACTGCCAAAGCCAAGTCCAAGATCAAGGACGCGCTGAAGGAAGAAAAGCGGAAGGTGGCCATGGATGGTAAGGATGTGCTGGAGCGGAAGCTCGATCACATGAAGATTGCCAATAGTCAGCATAACATCAACGAGCTGGTACAATTCTATAAACAGCCTTCACCGCTGGACCTGTACTACCAGATCGCTGTTAAGAATATTGACCTGAAGGAACTGAAGCAGTTCACGCAGCTCGGGGATAAGCTGGAAGCGCCTAAGCCGCCACCGCCGAAGACGCCTGAACACATTTCTGAGGATCATGTAAAACACAGCATCCCGTCTAAGAAGGATGCAGAACTGATCATTTTCGGCGAAAGCTCAGATAAGATCGCCTATAAACTGGCGAACTGCTGCCGTCCTATCCCGGGTGATGACGTATTTGGGTTCATTACAGCCAGCGAAGGCCTGAAGATACACCGTACTAACTGTCCGAATGCTGCCCAGTTACTGGCCAACTACGGCCACAGGGTAGTGAAGACCAAGTGGGTCAAGAACAGGGAGATCTCGTTCCTGACCGGCCTCCGTATTGTTGGTATGGACGATGTGGGTGTTATCCACAAGATCACCAATATCATTTCCGGAGAACTCCGCGTGAATATTGCCGGTCTGACCATTGAATCCCGTGAAGGACTCTTCGAAGGGTTGATCAAAGTGTTCGTTCACGATAAGGAAGAGTTGGATGAACTGTTTGAAAGACTGAAGAAACTGGATGGTATTCAATCAGTAAGCCGTCTGGAAGACGAGTAG
- a CDS encoding adenylosuccinate synthase, with the protein MVDVLLGLQWGDEGKGKIVDYFAGKYDVIARFQGGPNAGHTLYVDGQKVVLHTIPSGVFHKNTINLIGNGVVLDPVTFKKECDKISSLGVDLKRNLFIAERTHIIVPSHRALDKASELSKGSEKIGSTLKGIGPAYMDKTGRNGLRVGDVLRSDFNERYAKLKEKHQHLLAGYDFTAEVKAEIAKDIAEWEAEFFDAVSYLKQMNIVNGEYFINEKLQAGKKVLAEGAQGSMLDVDFGTYPFVTSSSTISAGVCSGLGVAPKWIKEVIGVTKAYCTRVGSGPFPTELHDATGEKLRAEGNEFGATTGRPRRCGWIDLVALNYTCMLSGVTQLVMTKSDVLDAFDEVHACTAYEINGQQTKAMPYQLNENEVKPVWEKYKGWSDETAAKSKHFNELPAEMKSFVKAVESYLHVPVKFVSNGPGRDQILEQEIA; encoded by the coding sequence ATGGTAGATGTTTTGCTGGGCCTACAGTGGGGCGATGAAGGCAAAGGAAAGATTGTGGATTACTTCGCAGGTAAATACGATGTCATAGCCCGCTTTCAGGGAGGGCCCAATGCAGGGCATACATTATATGTGGATGGCCAGAAGGTAGTATTACATACTATCCCGTCAGGTGTATTCCATAAAAATACCATTAACCTGATCGGTAATGGCGTGGTGCTGGACCCTGTAACCTTTAAAAAGGAATGTGATAAGATCTCTTCCCTGGGAGTAGATCTGAAGAGAAATCTTTTTATCGCGGAAAGAACACACATTATTGTACCTTCTCACCGTGCACTTGATAAGGCTTCAGAATTATCTAAAGGCAGCGAAAAGATCGGTTCTACCCTGAAGGGTATCGGACCAGCTTATATGGATAAGACAGGCCGTAATGGTCTGAGAGTGGGTGATGTGCTGCGCAGCGACTTTAATGAGCGTTACGCTAAACTGAAAGAGAAACACCAGCATCTCCTGGCAGGTTACGATTTCACTGCTGAAGTGAAAGCGGAAATCGCAAAGGACATCGCTGAGTGGGAAGCTGAGTTCTTTGATGCGGTAAGTTACCTGAAACAGATGAATATCGTGAATGGTGAATACTTCATCAATGAGAAACTACAGGCAGGTAAGAAAGTACTGGCAGAAGGTGCGCAGGGTAGCATGCTGGACGTAGACTTCGGTACTTATCCTTTCGTTACTTCTTCAAGTACGATCTCTGCGGGCGTATGTTCCGGTCTGGGTGTAGCGCCAAAATGGATAAAAGAAGTGATTGGTGTAACCAAAGCTTATTGTACCCGTGTAGGTAGTGGTCCGTTCCCAACTGAACTGCATGATGCAACTGGTGAGAAGCTGCGTGCAGAAGGTAATGAATTTGGTGCAACAACCGGCCGTCCCCGCCGTTGCGGATGGATTGACCTGGTAGCCCTCAACTATACCTGTATGCTGAGTGGCGTTACCCAGTTGGTAATGACCAAAAGTGATGTACTGGATGCCTTTGATGAAGTACATGCATGTACTGCGTATGAGATCAATGGTCAGCAGACGAAAGCAATGCCTTATCAGCTGAATGAAAATGAAGTAAAACCAGTTTGGGAAAAGTATAAGGGCTGGAGCGATGAAACAGCAGCCAAAAGTAAGCACTTTAACGAGTTGCCTGCCGAGATGAAATCTTTCGTAAAAGCAGTAGAAAGTTACCTGCACGTACCAGTGAAATTTGTGTCTAACGGACCGGGTCGTGACCAGATTCTGGAACAGGAAATTGCTTAA